The Thalassoroseus pseudoceratinae genome has a segment encoding these proteins:
- a CDS encoding CsbD family protein yields MITSEELKGNWNQLRGKVEERWSQLSSNDLDQINGNVDQLVGVLQQKTGQAKQTIEHELNELLDSSAQNASSVAEKLGAYSKEANEYAAQVAEQARQQYMQMAGGVQEGYNQAGEYVKQHPAESVAVAFGTGLIAGVMLGLIVRR; encoded by the coding sequence ATGATTACCAGCGAAGAGCTCAAAGGCAATTGGAATCAACTTCGTGGGAAGGTCGAAGAGCGTTGGAGTCAACTCTCCTCGAATGACCTTGATCAGATCAACGGAAACGTGGATCAGTTGGTCGGCGTGCTGCAACAAAAGACCGGCCAAGCGAAGCAGACGATCGAGCACGAACTTAACGAATTGCTCGACTCGTCTGCACAAAATGCCAGTTCGGTGGCTGAGAAGCTTGGAGCCTACAGCAAAGAGGCCAACGAGTACGCCGCTCAGGTCGCGGAGCAAGCACGGCAACAGTACATGCAGATGGCAGGTGGGGTTCAGGAGGGCTACAACCAAGCCGGCGAGTACGTCAAACAGCATCCTGCTGAATCTGTCGCAGTTGCATTCGGAACCGGCCTGATCGCTGGCGTCATGCTCGGATTGATCGTCCGGCGTTAG
- a CDS encoding ABC transporter ATP-binding protein, producing the protein MALIEIQNVTKQYRKGGESITPLDDVTLDIEQGEFISLMGASGTGKSTLLNLIASIDKPDQGKIVIDGTEITRLSRTKLANWRAANLGYIFQTHNLIPVLTAYENVELPLLLLPMSSSERRKRIEIALQAVDLIDRANHYPRQMSGGQEQRVGIARAIVAHPKVIVADEPTGDLDPETSDQILDLLKRLNEQLNVTLLMVTHDAQAAQVADKQYRLDYGKLVQTGGLSSVTSPDPEAQTVFEEYDG; encoded by the coding sequence ATGGCGTTGATCGAAATTCAAAACGTGACAAAACAGTATCGAAAAGGCGGCGAGTCAATTACGCCTTTGGATGATGTGACCCTAGACATTGAGCAAGGCGAATTTATCTCCTTAATGGGGGCAAGTGGGACGGGGAAGTCTACATTGCTGAATCTGATAGCAAGCATCGACAAACCCGATCAAGGCAAGATCGTAATTGATGGCACGGAGATCACACGGTTGTCCCGCACCAAGCTTGCCAACTGGCGTGCTGCCAATTTGGGATACATCTTTCAGACTCACAATCTCATCCCAGTGTTAACCGCCTACGAGAACGTGGAACTCCCCCTACTTCTTCTACCGATGTCTAGTAGCGAACGTCGGAAGCGAATCGAGATTGCCCTGCAAGCGGTTGATCTGATTGATCGTGCTAACCATTATCCCCGTCAAATGTCTGGTGGACAGGAACAACGCGTTGGAATCGCACGAGCGATTGTTGCTCATCCAAAAGTGATTGTCGCGGACGAACCAACCGGTGACCTCGATCCGGAAACGTCGGATCAAATCCTTGATTTGCTCAAGCGTTTAAACGAACAACTCAATGTCACTCTATTGATGGTGACCCACGATGCCCAGGCCGCTCAAGTTGCCGACAAGCAATATCGGCTCGACTATGGCAAACTCGTTCAGACCGGCGGCCTGTCGAGCGTGACGTCACCCGATCCTGAAGCTCAAACAGTGTTTGAGGAATACGATGGTTAA
- a CDS encoding argininosuccinate synthase — MPSCVLAYSGGLDTSVILGWLQDEGYDVHCVYVDLGQPCEDREAILKKAHDNGAKSARIEDVREELCRDFAFPVLQWQAKYENIYLLGTSIARPLISKICLQVAREVGADAYAHGATGKGNDQCRFQLAAEALDPGVEIIAPWRIDAFRNKFPGRTEMIAYCEEKGIPVKASVEKPYSSDENVLHISYEAGKLEELTTDGFATVDFGMGVSPQDAPDKAEQVTIGFESGVPVSINGEKKSALEMVEELNTIGGRNGVGRIDIVENRFVGMKSRGVYEAPGMTVLYAAHQQLEQLTLDRDLTHFRDRLSPEVAEMVYYGFWYVPKMDALMAFIQETQKPVTGEVTLNLYKGNILVASRTSPNSLYDDEIASMEAGGSYNQNDAEGFLRIMGLPSRVQGRVRPRKY; from the coding sequence ATGCCTAGCTGCGTGCTTGCCTATTCGGGCGGATTGGACACTTCGGTTATTTTGGGATGGCTTCAGGATGAAGGGTACGATGTTCACTGCGTGTATGTCGACCTTGGCCAACCGTGCGAGGATCGCGAAGCCATCTTGAAGAAAGCTCACGATAACGGTGCGAAGTCGGCGCGAATCGAAGACGTCCGTGAAGAACTTTGTCGGGATTTCGCGTTTCCCGTCCTGCAATGGCAGGCTAAGTATGAGAACATTTATCTACTCGGAACCTCAATCGCGCGTCCGCTCATCTCGAAGATTTGCTTGCAAGTGGCCCGCGAAGTTGGAGCCGACGCATACGCTCACGGGGCGACGGGCAAGGGTAATGATCAATGTCGTTTCCAACTTGCTGCTGAAGCACTCGATCCGGGTGTGGAAATTATTGCTCCCTGGCGGATCGATGCCTTCCGAAACAAATTCCCCGGCCGAACAGAAATGATCGCTTACTGCGAGGAAAAAGGCATTCCCGTCAAAGCCTCTGTCGAGAAACCATACAGCTCCGATGAGAATGTCCTCCACATTTCTTACGAAGCGGGAAAACTCGAGGAACTGACGACCGATGGTTTTGCCACTGTCGATTTCGGTATGGGCGTTTCACCACAAGACGCACCAGACAAAGCCGAGCAAGTCACCATTGGTTTTGAATCCGGCGTGCCAGTCTCGATCAATGGCGAGAAGAAGTCGGCACTCGAAATGGTCGAGGAACTTAACACGATCGGTGGTCGCAACGGGGTCGGGCGGATTGACATCGTCGAAAACCGCTTCGTTGGGATGAAAAGCCGCGGCGTTTATGAAGCCCCTGGCATGACCGTCCTCTACGCCGCTCACCAACAACTCGAACAGTTAACACTCGATCGCGACCTCACACATTTCCGAGACCGACTCAGCCCTGAAGTCGCGGAAATGGTGTATTACGGCTTCTGGTATGTTCCGAAAATGGACGCATTGATGGCCTTCATCCAGGAGACACAAAAGCCAGTGACCGGCGAAGTGACGCTCAACCTGTATAAAGGGAACATCCTCGTCGCTAGTCGGACAAGTCCGAACAGTCTGTACGACGATGAAATCGCGAGTATGGAAGCCGGTGGTAGCTACAACCAGAATGATGCCGAAGGCTTCCTACGCATCATGGGATTGCCATCGCGAGTCCAAGGTCGCGTTCGTCCTCGTAAGTATTAA
- a CDS encoding PDDEXK-like family protein — translation MRHRWLELVEPSRKAAASAPQKDYKSSQSGNTLEWLEQCTRQKIIQNPRAALGIALITGLLAGYWVKR, via the coding sequence ATGCGACATCGTTGGTTGGAGTTGGTTGAACCGTCTCGCAAGGCAGCAGCTAGTGCTCCGCAGAAAGACTATAAGAGTTCACAGTCAGGTAACACGTTAGAGTGGTTAGAGCAATGCACCCGTCAGAAAATTATACAGAATCCGAGAGCCGCTCTGGGAATCGCTTTAATTACGGGGCTGCTGGCCGGCTATTGGGTGAAACGGTAG
- a CDS encoding type II secretion system F family protein translates to MEPSLIISACVFLALTGGAWAAINMLSPKTSRASERLEELRDPGRRNRDKSDGKGGVGGLFERAAPQMSKALKPKTELEQNNLKVRLANAGFNSPAAPQIYLALKLASLLCGLFLGGGFAAFKYGVTMNGLTSIVVGCAAGLFIPSFALSWKIKGRMERIFLGLPDTLDLLVVCVEAGLGLDAGMRRVAEELEDTHPDVCAEFNLANMQLQMGRKRREVLHDLGVRTGVDDMRALVAILIQADKFGSSIAQALRVQSDSMRIKRSQMAEERAQQTAVKLIFPLVLFIFPGIFVVLVGPAALMMINGLFAQ, encoded by the coding sequence ATGGAACCCAGCCTCATTATTTCTGCCTGCGTTTTTCTCGCATTGACTGGCGGTGCTTGGGCAGCCATCAATATGCTGTCCCCAAAGACAAGTCGTGCTAGCGAGCGGCTTGAAGAATTGCGAGATCCCGGTCGGCGAAATCGTGATAAGTCGGACGGGAAAGGTGGAGTTGGCGGTTTATTCGAACGAGCCGCACCACAGATGTCTAAGGCCCTCAAGCCAAAGACAGAACTCGAACAAAACAACCTGAAAGTTCGACTAGCAAATGCTGGGTTCAATAGTCCAGCCGCACCTCAGATCTATCTCGCATTGAAACTTGCAAGTCTCTTGTGTGGACTATTTCTTGGAGGCGGTTTTGCAGCTTTCAAATATGGTGTGACTATGAACGGCCTCACATCCATTGTGGTTGGGTGTGCAGCCGGCTTGTTCATACCGAGTTTTGCCCTGAGTTGGAAAATCAAAGGGCGAATGGAACGCATCTTTCTCGGTCTCCCGGATACGTTGGACCTCCTCGTTGTCTGTGTTGAGGCCGGACTTGGTTTGGATGCGGGCATGCGTCGGGTGGCTGAAGAACTGGAGGACACGCACCCTGATGTCTGTGCCGAGTTCAACCTCGCGAACATGCAATTGCAGATGGGGCGGAAACGCCGCGAAGTGCTTCACGATCTCGGTGTGCGTACCGGTGTGGATGACATGCGTGCCTTGGTCGCCATTTTGATTCAAGCGGATAAATTTGGATCTTCGATTGCCCAAGCACTCCGTGTGCAATCTGATAGTATGCGAATCAAACGAAGTCAAATGGCTGAGGAACGGGCGCAACAAACTGCGGTGAAATTGATTTTTCCGCTCGTGCTATTCATCTTTCCTGGGATCTTTGTCGTCTTGGTGGGACCGGCTGCTCTCATGATGATCAACGGTCTATTCGCCCAATAA
- a CDS encoding ABC transporter permease: MFFRLLPWEYAIRNLFRRPLRTSLTFAGLTTVILLVFVVVGFIRGLERSLAVSGDPQTAVVFSLGMGRNLEYSSIPMRTSDLIPASVAGLREQAGQKYVSPELYLGTRVTTGRFDSMGLVRGVTRPALLVRSRVEIEDGEWPKSGEVMIGRLVAAKLEAGDDALSIGNTLTIEGRDWRISGVFSAGGSAFESEIWCRLDELQQAMKRQDLSIVAVTLAADGDFTDLDLFCKQRLDLELQTMKETEYYGSLQEDYGPIRWLAWLVVLLVSGAGVFAGLNTMYGSVVGRIPELATLQTIGFARRAIVVSLIQEGLLMAAGASLMAAIFALVFINGAAVRFTMGAFALRIDSTAVLIGCSVGLLLGLFGSIPPTIRALRMPVVDGLKAV; this comes from the coding sequence ATGTTTTTTCGCTTGCTCCCATGGGAGTACGCCATCCGTAATCTGTTCCGTCGCCCGTTGCGTACTTCGCTGACATTTGCCGGGCTGACGACGGTGATTCTGTTGGTGTTCGTGGTCGTCGGTTTCATCCGTGGTTTAGAACGATCGCTGGCCGTTAGTGGAGATCCGCAGACAGCGGTGGTCTTCTCATTGGGGATGGGCCGAAACCTCGAATATTCGTCGATCCCCATGCGGACGAGCGATTTGATTCCGGCTAGTGTTGCCGGCTTGCGGGAGCAAGCGGGGCAAAAATATGTGTCCCCTGAGTTATACCTCGGCACTCGGGTGACCACTGGCCGGTTCGATTCAATGGGGCTGGTCCGCGGAGTCACCCGCCCGGCATTGCTCGTGCGAAGTCGAGTGGAAATCGAAGACGGCGAATGGCCGAAAAGTGGCGAAGTGATGATCGGTCGACTGGTTGCGGCGAAACTCGAAGCTGGCGACGACGCATTATCAATTGGAAACACGTTGACCATCGAGGGGCGAGACTGGCGAATCAGTGGCGTATTTTCAGCGGGAGGATCGGCCTTTGAATCGGAAATCTGGTGCCGTCTCGATGAGTTGCAACAGGCCATGAAACGCCAGGACCTCAGTATTGTCGCCGTCACGCTCGCCGCCGATGGAGACTTCACCGATCTCGATTTGTTCTGTAAACAACGACTGGATCTCGAGCTTCAGACAATGAAAGAAACGGAATATTACGGTTCACTCCAAGAAGATTACGGCCCAATTCGCTGGTTAGCGTGGTTGGTCGTCTTGTTGGTGTCGGGAGCCGGTGTTTTTGCAGGTCTGAACACAATGTACGGTTCGGTGGTGGGCCGGATTCCCGAGCTGGCAACGTTGCAGACGATCGGGTTTGCGCGTCGGGCCATCGTGGTGAGCTTGATTCAAGAAGGATTGCTGATGGCCGCAGGCGCGAGCCTGATGGCGGCGATATTTGCGTTGGTGTTCATCAACGGTGCCGCCGTGCGGTTCACAATGGGGGCGTTCGCGCTTCGGATCGACAGTACGGCTGTCTTGATCGGCTGCTCTGTCGGATTGTTGCTTGGGCTGTTCGGTTCAATCCCACCGACGATTCGCGCACTTCGTATGCCCGTTGTCGACGGGTTGAAAGCTGTTTGA
- a CDS encoding type II secretion system F family protein, protein MDPIFIYLAIFVGIATLVLAAAFLFTDFTPTTAEDRLANLTGKANGDQDGMSRQEIVKEGLGGLSSMMGGFTDRLQKLTLLFEQADSPIRPDMFFGISVGCCVLGVAIAIIAGAPIPLYPVAGLMLGSCPFIWLLWRRKSRFKKFAMQLPDALELIGRALRSGHSLASGLNVVVQEMPDPISREFSMAYEEQNLGVPLEQALKNMLKRIPNLDLKFFVTATIINRQAGGDMSEILEKISGIIRERFKILGQVQALTGEGRISGIVLMALPIALFFAVYYLNPDYVMLLFTEEQGRQMIAAAAVLQVLGAVCIKKIVNIKI, encoded by the coding sequence ATGGACCCGATTTTCATCTATTTAGCAATCTTCGTTGGGATTGCGACGCTAGTTCTAGCAGCTGCGTTTCTGTTTACCGATTTTACTCCGACAACGGCCGAAGACCGGCTTGCAAACCTGACTGGTAAAGCCAACGGCGACCAAGATGGTATGTCGCGTCAGGAGATTGTCAAAGAGGGGCTCGGTGGTCTCTCCTCAATGATGGGGGGATTCACAGACCGGCTCCAGAAGTTGACTCTGCTCTTTGAACAAGCAGACTCCCCCATCCGGCCGGATATGTTCTTCGGGATTTCAGTCGGTTGCTGCGTGCTTGGCGTTGCCATTGCGATTATCGCTGGTGCACCAATCCCGTTGTATCCAGTCGCGGGACTAATGCTTGGATCCTGCCCATTCATCTGGCTGCTCTGGCGGCGGAAGTCGCGTTTCAAAAAATTTGCAATGCAACTGCCAGACGCTTTGGAATTGATTGGTCGAGCCTTGCGATCGGGGCATAGTTTGGCTTCCGGTTTGAATGTTGTTGTGCAAGAAATGCCCGATCCGATCTCGCGGGAGTTCTCGATGGCCTATGAGGAACAAAACCTCGGTGTGCCGCTTGAGCAAGCCTTGAAGAATATGCTCAAGCGGATTCCAAACTTGGACCTCAAGTTTTTTGTGACAGCAACGATCATCAACCGCCAAGCGGGGGGTGATATGTCTGAGATTCTTGAGAAGATTAGTGGGATTATCCGTGAGCGATTCAAGATTCTCGGTCAGGTGCAAGCGTTGACTGGGGAAGGGCGAATTAGTGGAATCGTCTTGATGGCGTTGCCGATCGCATTGTTCTTCGCGGTCTACTACCTTAACCCGGACTACGTCATGCTTCTCTTTACTGAAGAGCAAGGCCGTCAGATGATTGCAGCGGCAGCCGTCTTACAAGTCTTAGGGGCGGTCTGCATCAAGAAAATTGTCAACATTAAGATTTAG
- a CDS encoding AI-2E family transporter, translating to MNSTTPTIKDHDVESSKDESQTGEQDKTLIGGAEPHPEKGWEWKPGQLSLVILTGLAILHTLYFAKAVLFPVTLAFVLFFLFSPIVRFLTRLHLPEIVSATIVVLSASLCIGLVAAALFGPASDWVEQAPETLQKARERLSFLIKPISQMNEATDKAAAIASEKEDVEKVVLEQPGVSNAIVNTTANIVAGAAITIVMLFMMLAMSHRTLNTIVELMPNVHDKRGVVELVRDVEQGISSYLITVTTINLVLGIVIGIAMALLGLPDTVLIGIMAGTLNFVPFVGCFAGAGITFLIAVVTLNSTGMAVLAPIIYISINSLEGNVITPMLLGRRMELNPAIVFLGIVIWGWVWGIGGALISVPLLGILKITCDHFVKLKPIARFLNG from the coding sequence ATGAATTCCACAACACCGACGATTAAGGACCATGATGTTGAATCGTCTAAGGACGAGTCTCAAACAGGCGAGCAGGACAAGACTCTGATCGGTGGGGCCGAGCCTCACCCGGAGAAAGGCTGGGAGTGGAAACCGGGTCAGCTAAGCTTAGTGATTCTGACCGGTCTGGCGATTCTGCATACTCTTTATTTTGCCAAAGCGGTGCTGTTCCCTGTTACGCTTGCGTTCGTGCTGTTCTTTCTATTTTCGCCAATCGTTCGTTTTCTAACTCGTCTCCATCTACCGGAAATTGTCTCTGCCACAATCGTTGTTTTATCCGCTTCTCTTTGTATCGGCTTGGTCGCCGCTGCACTGTTTGGACCCGCCTCAGATTGGGTCGAACAAGCTCCAGAGACACTCCAAAAAGCCCGTGAACGTCTCAGCTTTTTGATCAAGCCGATCAGCCAAATGAATGAGGCGACTGATAAGGCCGCTGCGATTGCATCGGAGAAAGAGGATGTCGAAAAGGTGGTGCTTGAACAACCTGGCGTCTCAAACGCGATTGTCAACACCACGGCTAACATTGTGGCTGGAGCAGCGATCACAATTGTGATGCTATTTATGATGCTGGCGATGAGTCACCGGACATTGAATACAATCGTTGAGTTGATGCCGAATGTGCATGACAAGCGAGGCGTTGTCGAATTGGTCCGTGATGTCGAGCAAGGCATCTCCAGTTATCTGATCACCGTGACTACCATCAATCTCGTCCTCGGCATTGTTATCGGGATCGCGATGGCACTCCTTGGACTTCCTGACACTGTGCTGATCGGTATCATGGCAGGGACCTTGAACTTTGTGCCCTTCGTCGGTTGCTTTGCCGGAGCCGGCATCACGTTCCTGATCGCAGTCGTCACACTGAATTCGACCGGCATGGCGGTACTAGCACCGATAATCTATATCTCTATCAACTCCCTTGAAGGCAATGTCATCACACCCATGCTGCTAGGAAGACGTATGGAGTTGAATCCAGCGATCGTGTTTCTAGGGATTGTTATCTGGGGATGGGTCTGGGGAATCGGAGGGGCACTGATCTCCGTGCCGCTATTAGGAATCCTCAAAATCACGTGTGACCACTTCGTGAAACTCAAACCAATCGCCCGATTTCTCAATGGCTAG
- a CDS encoding phage holin family protein — MNQVSRFGVDFITLAELQAELLRVDSRDATRQLVWPLVLSVVGLGFIIGCFPLAVFGISWWLAAVTELSLAGASLIVATAGLIVAAIVFYGAWRSLTQVWQYFNRSREEFKQNVNWFKRTLADRS; from the coding sequence ATGAATCAAGTTAGCCGATTTGGCGTCGACTTTATCACGCTGGCAGAACTCCAAGCAGAATTGCTTCGGGTTGATAGCCGTGACGCGACGCGGCAACTTGTCTGGCCTCTTGTGCTGTCTGTTGTCGGTCTCGGGTTTATTATCGGCTGTTTTCCGTTGGCAGTATTCGGGATTTCTTGGTGGCTGGCTGCGGTGACTGAACTGTCACTTGCTGGCGCCTCGCTAATTGTTGCTACGGCGGGCTTGATTGTCGCAGCGATCGTCTTCTACGGCGCATGGCGAAGCCTGACTCAAGTATGGCAGTACTTCAATCGCTCGCGTGAAGAATTCAAGCAAAATGTCAATTGGTTCAAACGCACTCTGGCGGATCGCAGTTAA
- a CDS encoding efflux RND transporter periplasmic adaptor subunit: protein MMSTTVDLRELAIDRNGPEKTQLRARRHWGTRYALPFVLIAGFLALVAWASRDLMFPPKGVTVMPVITSTAEVQREGTPLFKAAGWIEPRPTPVRVAALAPGVVEKLLVVEDQPVKAGEPVAELIKDDARLSYQRASADLKLREAELDEVQSELKAANTRFEKPVHLHAKLQEAEALLAKIETELRNLPFGLRRALADQEAAEKDFEGKQAAKGVVAGVQIDIAKSKMDSARASVQELRGREVSLKKEQTALTARRDALQTQLELLADETKAVERATAQLKAAQARVDQARVSLAEAELQLNRMTITAPVDGRIFRLIAHPGARIGSGMTHTAGYDGSTVVTMYQPDRLQVRVDVRFEDIPKVTLRQPVQIDNPALSSPLTGEVLFVGSEADIQKNTLEVKVAIPNPPPVFRPEMLVDVTFLAPVQPERGDEATEEWKLYVPRQLVRDGDDGSYLWVADQSEGVARKKSVETESAGRSGLVEVRNGLNSTSRLIVGGIEDLYDGQRIKVTREDTSLNPNGASPSGSGQHQTADHRASGGS from the coding sequence ATGATGTCGACAACCGTTGATCTTCGTGAACTTGCGATTGACCGGAACGGTCCCGAGAAAACACAACTCCGGGCTCGACGGCACTGGGGGACACGGTACGCCCTGCCCTTTGTGTTGATCGCCGGCTTTTTGGCATTGGTCGCATGGGCCTCACGTGACCTGATGTTTCCGCCGAAAGGTGTCACGGTGATGCCGGTGATAACATCCACCGCCGAGGTTCAACGGGAAGGCACACCGCTGTTCAAGGCAGCAGGTTGGATCGAACCAAGGCCAACGCCGGTGCGAGTTGCCGCGCTCGCACCTGGCGTGGTTGAGAAACTCCTCGTGGTCGAAGACCAACCCGTGAAGGCCGGCGAGCCGGTTGCGGAATTGATCAAAGACGATGCACGTCTGAGTTATCAGCGTGCGTCGGCTGATCTGAAGTTACGGGAGGCGGAGCTCGACGAAGTGCAATCGGAACTCAAAGCGGCGAACACTCGTTTCGAAAAGCCGGTTCATCTGCATGCAAAATTGCAGGAAGCTGAGGCACTTCTTGCCAAGATTGAGACGGAACTGCGGAACCTTCCGTTCGGTCTTCGGCGTGCATTAGCCGACCAGGAAGCCGCGGAGAAAGACTTCGAAGGCAAGCAGGCGGCAAAAGGAGTTGTCGCGGGAGTTCAAATTGACATCGCCAAGAGCAAAATGGATTCGGCGCGGGCCTCGGTTCAAGAACTGAGAGGACGTGAAGTGTCACTCAAGAAAGAACAGACGGCGTTGACCGCACGTCGAGATGCACTTCAAACACAACTTGAACTACTCGCCGACGAAACCAAAGCCGTCGAGCGGGCGACGGCTCAGTTGAAGGCTGCTCAGGCACGTGTTGATCAGGCTCGTGTAAGTCTCGCCGAAGCAGAACTCCAGTTGAATCGAATGACCATTACGGCCCCAGTCGACGGACGAATCTTTCGTTTGATCGCTCATCCGGGGGCTCGGATCGGTAGCGGAATGACACACACGGCGGGGTATGACGGGAGTACTGTTGTCACGATGTATCAACCGGATCGATTGCAGGTCCGAGTGGACGTTCGGTTCGAGGACATCCCCAAAGTGACGCTAAGACAACCGGTTCAGATCGACAACCCGGCATTGTCATCACCATTGACCGGCGAAGTTCTCTTTGTCGGTTCGGAGGCAGATATTCAGAAGAATACGCTCGAAGTCAAAGTGGCCATCCCCAATCCACCTCCGGTCTTTAGACCGGAAATGTTGGTAGACGTGACGTTTCTGGCTCCCGTGCAGCCAGAACGTGGAGATGAGGCAACCGAGGAATGGAAGTTATATGTTCCTCGGCAACTCGTCCGGGATGGGGATGATGGTTCGTATTTGTGGGTGGCGGATCAATCGGAGGGCGTTGCCCGGAAGAAGTCCGTGGAAACGGAATCCGCAGGTCGCAGCGGTTTGGTCGAGGTCAGAAATGGTTTGAACTCAACGTCTCGACTCATCGTCGGCGGAATTGAAGATCTCTATGACGGACAACGGATTAAAGTGACCCGCGAAGACACATCCTTGAACCCGAATGGTGCCAGTCCTAGTGGTTCCGGGCAACACCAAACAGCTGATCATCGAGCAAGCGGAGGTAGTTGA
- a CDS encoding ABC transporter permease translates to MVKFLPYTFKTLWRHRSRTILTVMGSAVALFVFCFVGAVQEGMNDLQRRQEAKGALVAFQKNKFCPATSHLPQDYEQQMIGLEGVRDAIPVQVFTNNCRASLDVVVFYGVPPKKLQTARDFELLSGSWAEFESHQDAAVVGQAVANRRGIQVGDKFSIGGLSVNVAGIYTSDDPAEENYIYSHLEFLQRGAGMNLVGTVTQIEVLLASGVDTDRMCEQIDDMFRGGPVETDTRPKGIFQAKALGDLTQLISLAHYLGYACVGLVLALVATTTIMSVQDRIKEHAVLQTIGFTGPRVFGLVMTESILLSVGGGILGVGTAMLTLKVSSLSVGAEAVTIAFTPSLRLAMVGVLISGGAGILAGIAPAWHAANTEIVPALRQA, encoded by the coding sequence ATGGTTAAGTTTCTTCCCTACACGTTCAAAACGCTTTGGCGGCATCGCTCTCGGACGATTCTCACTGTCATGGGTTCGGCGGTGGCGTTGTTCGTCTTCTGCTTTGTCGGTGCGGTGCAAGAGGGAATGAATGATTTGCAGCGTCGGCAGGAAGCCAAAGGGGCACTAGTCGCATTCCAGAAAAATAAGTTTTGCCCGGCAACTAGCCACCTTCCCCAAGACTATGAACAGCAGATGATTGGTCTGGAAGGAGTTCGGGACGCGATTCCGGTTCAGGTCTTTACGAATAATTGCCGAGCTAGTTTGGATGTGGTCGTGTTTTACGGCGTGCCACCGAAGAAACTACAGACGGCCCGTGATTTTGAACTTCTTTCGGGAAGTTGGGCAGAATTTGAGTCGCATCAAGACGCCGCTGTCGTCGGGCAGGCGGTAGCGAATCGGCGTGGTATTCAAGTTGGTGACAAGTTCTCGATCGGTGGACTCAGTGTCAATGTCGCTGGAATCTATACTAGTGACGACCCTGCCGAAGAAAACTACATCTATTCCCACCTGGAGTTTCTACAACGCGGCGCGGGAATGAACCTTGTGGGGACTGTGACTCAAATCGAAGTCCTATTAGCTAGCGGCGTTGACACTGACCGAATGTGTGAGCAAATCGACGATATGTTTCGCGGCGGCCCTGTTGAAACCGACACTAGGCCCAAAGGTATTTTTCAGGCGAAGGCGCTCGGCGATTTGACGCAGTTGATTTCCTTGGCTCACTACTTGGGATATGCGTGTGTCGGGCTTGTACTTGCATTAGTCGCTACGACGACGATTATGTCAGTTCAAGATCGCATCAAGGAACACGCAGTTCTGCAAACCATCGGTTTTACGGGACCAAGAGTGTTCGGTCTTGTGATGACGGAAAGCATCTTGCTAAGTGTTGGGGGCGGAATCCTTGGAGTTGGAACCGCGATGTTAACGTTGAAAGTGAGCAGTCTATCCGTTGGTGCGGAAGCGGTTACGATTGCGTTTACCCCGTCCCTCCGCCTCGCGATGGTCGGCGTTCTCATCTCTGGCGGTGCTGGAATCCTAGCCGGTATCGCTCCTGCATGGCACGCTGCTAATACGGAAATTGTCCCAGCTCTGAGACAAGCATAA